The Ruania alba genome has a window encoding:
- the phnE gene encoding phosphonate ABC transporter, permease protein PhnE, which yields MSVPTDAPAAAPPAERPVKPPLSIGAVLAVVIFLAITGYAAWGIDFTLRPLWEDVNRGREIIARYFEPNWAILTRPAVREGFLETLYIAIIATLVGCILALVCAMLASKVSAPNLPVYRITKLVLSVLRSLPDLAWGLLFVAFVVDGPLAGVLALIMFNIGIVAKLTSESIDAVDRGPIEAVEAAGASRFQRGRFAVLPQVAPNYLSYCFYVFELNIRASAVLGMVGAGGIGVVINLLVTRLQHEDLSAVVIALVAVVFVLDQASRAIRRRLT from the coding sequence GTGAGTGTCCCGACCGATGCACCGGCCGCGGCACCTCCGGCGGAACGACCGGTCAAACCTCCACTCTCGATCGGCGCCGTCCTTGCCGTCGTGATCTTCCTCGCCATCACGGGGTATGCCGCCTGGGGGATCGACTTCACGCTGCGCCCCCTGTGGGAGGACGTGAACCGCGGGCGGGAGATCATCGCGCGCTACTTCGAGCCGAACTGGGCCATCCTCACCCGTCCCGCCGTGCGGGAGGGGTTCCTGGAGACCCTCTACATCGCGATCATCGCCACCCTCGTCGGCTGCATTCTTGCGCTGGTGTGCGCGATGCTCGCCTCCAAGGTGTCCGCACCCAACCTGCCCGTGTACCGGATCACCAAGCTGGTGCTCTCGGTGCTGCGGTCGCTGCCCGATCTGGCCTGGGGGCTGCTGTTCGTCGCCTTCGTGGTGGACGGTCCGCTGGCCGGCGTGCTGGCGCTGATCATGTTCAACATCGGCATCGTCGCCAAGCTCACCTCGGAGAGCATCGACGCCGTGGACCGGGGCCCGATCGAGGCGGTGGAGGCCGCCGGGGCAAGCCGGTTCCAGCGGGGCCGCTTCGCGGTGCTGCCCCAGGTGGCGCCGAACTATCTTTCCTACTGCTTCTACGTCTTCGAGCTGAACATCCGCGCCTCGGCCGTGCTCGGGATGGTCGGCGCCGGCGGGATCGGTGTGGTGATCAACCTGCTGGTGACGCGCCTGCAGCACGAGGACCTCTCCGCCGTGGTGATCGCTCTCGTCGCGGTCGTCTTCGTCCTGGACCAGGCCTCGCGAGCCATCCGCAGGAGGCTGACATGA
- a CDS encoding discoidin domain-containing protein yields the protein MTATPHRRRRRLTSSLTFTALLAGTAISGTAGAAYAAGAYDVPHTDYELVAVSSESDPYPAPPAIDGTALAAFDGDFQSQWTSRYADEAPYPHWISLDLGQTLPLTAADYAVKPGQNGAAGEVAVYVTNSATVAAEEDPTAWGEPVGTATLDAPETAETRQRVDFDTPVEGRYLRFQLNSGLVEDAPAGSAAEIIAVSSEPVPEIVDQPEITDFETVELVNGDLTATVATEFPQVVAYTVGGEPFAGRESLLDTWTVNGQDYSASTTSTVEGATATYTSAVEDLGVEITSTITVTDEATVAFAVTDVTGDVQVNTLGIPGHSLLSATSATDGVELDRTTISPDSTQNADQYLPITATTAVDDDPVGAHTAFLVNGPVVGGVETNATVEARNQNSWNQRLLTQISGTEERTATIASNSWVYEPSAGQDPAPPSSSSRRPPCTSPVTSTVTVT from the coding sequence GTGACCGCTACCCCGCACCGACGCCGACGTCGGCTGACCTCCTCCCTCACCTTCACCGCCCTGCTGGCCGGAACCGCCATCAGCGGCACCGCCGGTGCCGCCTACGCCGCCGGGGCCTACGACGTCCCGCACACCGACTACGAGCTGGTCGCCGTCTCCAGCGAGTCCGACCCCTACCCCGCGCCGCCCGCGATCGACGGGACCGCGCTGGCGGCCTTCGACGGCGACTTCCAGTCCCAGTGGACCTCCCGGTACGCCGACGAGGCCCCGTACCCGCACTGGATCAGCCTCGACCTCGGGCAGACGCTGCCCCTGACCGCCGCCGACTACGCAGTCAAGCCCGGCCAGAACGGTGCGGCCGGTGAGGTCGCCGTCTACGTCACCAACAGCGCGACCGTCGCCGCTGAGGAAGACCCGACGGCGTGGGGTGAGCCGGTGGGGACGGCCACCCTGGATGCCCCCGAGACCGCCGAGACCCGGCAGCGCGTCGACTTCGACACCCCCGTCGAGGGGCGCTACCTCCGCTTCCAGCTGAACAGCGGGCTCGTCGAGGACGCTCCGGCCGGCTCGGCCGCCGAGATCATCGCCGTGTCCTCCGAGCCGGTGCCAGAGATCGTGGATCAGCCGGAGATCACCGACTTCGAGACGGTCGAGCTCGTCAACGGCGACCTCACCGCGACCGTGGCGACGGAGTTCCCGCAGGTGGTTGCCTACACCGTGGGCGGTGAGCCGTTCGCCGGGCGCGAGTCACTGCTGGACACCTGGACGGTGAACGGCCAGGACTACTCGGCCAGCACCACCTCCACGGTGGAGGGTGCCACGGCCACCTACACCTCCGCCGTCGAGGACCTCGGCGTGGAGATCACCTCCACGATCACCGTCACCGACGAGGCCACGGTGGCCTTCGCCGTCACGGATGTGACCGGAGACGTGCAGGTGAACACGCTCGGCATCCCCGGCCACAGCCTGCTCTCGGCCACCTCCGCCACCGACGGCGTGGAGCTCGACCGGACCACGATCAGTCCCGACTCGACCCAGAACGCCGACCAGTACCTCCCGATCACGGCCACGACCGCCGTCGACGATGACCCGGTGGGCGCACACACGGCCTTCCTCGTGAACGGACCCGTGGTGGGCGGCGTGGAGACCAACGCGACGGTGGAGGCCCGCAACCAGAACTCCTGGAACCAGCGCCTGCTCACCCAGATCAGCGGCACCGAGGAGCGCACCGCCACCATTGCCTCGAACAGCTGGGTGTATGAGCCCTCGGCCGGGCAGGACCCCGCACCACCCAGTTCGAGCAGCCGCAGGCCACCGTGTACTTCGCCGGTGACCTCAACGGTGACGGTCACGTGA
- a CDS encoding amino acid ABC transporter permease yields METLLNFDWAGVVEFLPALRTGLYYTLLISVAGLGIGFVLGSVIGLGRISRFRTVYALSSIYVEVVRGTPVLVQAIWIFFALPLFIQYTLPSVLAGIIVIGINSAAYIAEIVRGAVQSVAKGQMEAGRSLGMSHHTTMVKVIWPQAFKRMIPPLGNQFIISIKDTSLLSVILVPELIYQGRQIVSNHFNAVEIYTTVAVFYLGITLTLSGVLRIIEKRLESRS; encoded by the coding sequence ATGGAAACGTTGCTGAACTTCGACTGGGCCGGGGTTGTCGAGTTCCTCCCCGCTCTGCGGACAGGGCTCTACTACACACTGCTGATCTCCGTGGCGGGGCTCGGGATCGGTTTCGTCCTGGGATCTGTGATCGGGCTCGGGCGGATCAGCCGATTCAGGACCGTGTATGCCCTGAGTTCCATTTACGTCGAGGTGGTGCGCGGGACTCCGGTGCTGGTGCAGGCGATCTGGATCTTCTTCGCACTGCCGCTGTTCATCCAGTACACCTTGCCCTCCGTGCTGGCCGGCATCATCGTGATCGGGATCAACTCCGCGGCCTATATCGCCGAGATCGTCCGGGGTGCGGTGCAGTCGGTCGCGAAGGGCCAGATGGAGGCAGGGCGCTCTCTCGGGATGAGCCATCACACCACGATGGTCAAGGTGATCTGGCCGCAGGCGTTCAAGCGGATGATCCCGCCACTGGGCAACCAGTTCATCATCAGCATCAAGGACACGTCGTTGCTCTCGGTGATCCTGGTGCCCGAGCTGATCTACCAAGGGCGGCAGATTGTCTCGAACCACTTCAACGCGGTGGAGATCTACACCACGGTGGCGGTGTTCTACCTGGGGATCACCCTCACCTTGTCCGGAGTCCTGCGGATCATCGAGAAGCGTTTGGAGAGCCGATCATGA
- a CDS encoding LacI family DNA-binding transcriptional regulator, giving the protein MTANTRPTSQGPGRGPSMRDVATLAGVSTQTVSRTLSGHPYVRPDLRQRVMDAVAELGYTRNLAARALSSGQSGTLGVITLASRGYARIEFAYGVEQAAAAAGYSVITATANAPTESDLARAVTFLLEHGVDGLVVSTPLTERSDTLDALLERVPAVILEEPGTAEDGVLTVDQREVAQLATTHLLDLGHQTVWHLAGSLDWSDGWLRVSGWQETLEAADREVPPLLRGDWTAASGYEQGLLLSRMPDATAVFVANDEMAFGLLRALAERGRSVPEEVSVVSCDDIPLAAYATPPLTTVAQPFDATGRYAVEVLTARMGGHAAPEAAAPQPRLIIRGTTQATT; this is encoded by the coding sequence ATGACCGCGAACACTCGCCCGACCAGTCAGGGGCCCGGGCGCGGGCCCAGCATGCGCGATGTCGCCACCCTCGCGGGCGTCTCCACCCAGACCGTCTCGCGCACGCTGAGCGGCCACCCGTACGTCCGCCCGGACCTGCGACAGCGGGTGATGGACGCCGTCGCTGAGCTCGGGTACACCCGGAACCTGGCGGCACGTGCACTCTCCTCCGGCCAGAGCGGAACGCTCGGCGTGATCACTCTCGCCTCACGCGGCTACGCCCGGATCGAGTTCGCGTACGGCGTGGAGCAGGCCGCCGCGGCGGCCGGGTACTCCGTGATCACCGCGACAGCGAACGCTCCGACCGAATCCGACCTCGCCCGCGCCGTCACGTTTCTGCTCGAGCACGGTGTGGACGGACTGGTGGTCTCCACCCCACTCACCGAGCGGTCCGACACCCTGGACGCCCTCCTCGAACGAGTGCCGGCCGTGATCCTGGAAGAGCCAGGAACCGCCGAGGACGGCGTGCTGACGGTGGACCAGCGCGAGGTGGCACAGCTGGCGACCACCCACCTGCTCGATCTCGGGCACCAGACCGTGTGGCACCTCGCCGGCTCACTGGACTGGTCCGACGGGTGGCTGCGAGTCTCCGGCTGGCAGGAGACGCTCGAAGCGGCCGACCGGGAGGTGCCGCCGCTGTTGCGGGGCGACTGGACCGCCGCAAGCGGGTACGAGCAAGGCTTGTTGCTCAGCCGGATGCCCGATGCCACGGCCGTGTTCGTGGCGAACGATGAGATGGCCTTCGGGCTGCTACGCGCGCTCGCCGAACGCGGCCGATCGGTGCCCGAGGAGGTCTCGGTGGTCAGCTGCGACGACATCCCGCTGGCCGCGTACGCCACACCGCCACTGACCACGGTCGCGCAACCATTCGACGCGACCGGGCGGTACGCCGTGGAGGTCCTCACCGCTCGGATGGGTGGGCACGCAGCGCCCGAGGCGGCAGCGCCGCAGCCGCGGCTCATCATTCGAGGAACCACGCAAGCCACCACGTAG
- a CDS encoding HAD family hydrolase, with amino-acid sequence MATTEPPEPAQPSAVLVLDFDGTLCIGDDPVLFYAEEAERRHPGAALVQPTRTFLAGSGAVPDAPDGYHAVAAMARAAGLSNATLSEAYLASRARLDAGEGETRPPDGVRHLLTDVRSAGVRVVLVTNAPLVGAQSWLDTHELTALIDEVVPNAGKPAAMPQILDDLAARWGLAAPQRLASVGDVWVNDIGPAMERGSAGFFIDRFGLGHGPSTSAAATFEGVVAAIRDWVRTVTAP; translated from the coding sequence GTGGCGACAACTGAACCCCCCGAGCCTGCTCAGCCCTCCGCCGTCCTGGTCCTCGACTTCGACGGAACCCTGTGCATCGGTGACGATCCGGTGCTTTTCTACGCCGAGGAGGCCGAACGTCGGCACCCTGGCGCGGCGCTGGTCCAACCGACGCGGACCTTCCTCGCCGGCAGCGGCGCGGTCCCTGACGCACCGGACGGGTACCACGCCGTGGCTGCGATGGCCCGCGCCGCCGGCCTCTCGAACGCGACCCTCAGCGAGGCCTACCTCGCCTCCCGTGCCCGCCTGGACGCAGGCGAGGGGGAGACCAGGCCGCCCGACGGCGTCCGCCACCTGCTCACCGACGTCCGGTCCGCGGGGGTGCGCGTGGTCCTGGTGACCAACGCCCCCCTGGTGGGTGCGCAGAGCTGGCTGGACACGCACGAGCTGACCGCCCTGATCGACGAGGTGGTCCCCAACGCGGGCAAGCCGGCCGCGATGCCCCAGATCCTCGACGACCTCGCCGCGCGGTGGGGCCTGGCGGCGCCACAGCGGCTGGCCAGCGTGGGTGACGTGTGGGTCAACGACATCGGACCGGCGATGGAGCGCGGCTCCGCCGGCTTCTTCATCGACCGGTTCGGGCTCGGTCACGGGCCGAGCACCTCTGCCGCAGCGACGTTCGAAGGGGTCGTCGCGGCGATTCGCGACTGGGTCCGAACGGTGACCGCACCCTGA
- a CDS encoding transporter substrate-binding domain-containing protein, whose protein sequence is MKNRISTTAASLSIIALSAGLAGCAGDDGGEGGNGDGGLQDTYVVVSDTSFVPFEFEEDGEYVGFDIDIINAIADEVGFEVDLQTTNFDGIIPGLQTGSFDIAIAGITITEEREEVIDFTSPYYQSGLRIGVPADNTDIQGVDDLEGLTIATRLGSTSANYIEENIEGATANTYEQLDQAYLSVEGGGSDAVLYDAPNVEYYIQTTGEGTLKIVGELLEAQDYGIAVSAGNEELVEAMNEALAGMIEDGTYTEIYESWFGSEPEWLDELAASGN, encoded by the coding sequence ATGAAGAACCGAATCTCGACAACTGCTGCCAGCCTCTCGATCATCGCCCTCTCTGCGGGGCTCGCCGGGTGTGCGGGTGACGACGGGGGCGAAGGCGGGAACGGCGACGGTGGCCTGCAGGACACCTACGTCGTCGTCTCCGACACCTCCTTCGTGCCCTTCGAGTTCGAAGAGGACGGCGAGTACGTCGGATTCGATATCGACATCATTAATGCTATTGCGGACGAGGTCGGCTTCGAGGTCGATCTGCAGACCACCAATTTCGATGGAATCATCCCCGGCCTGCAAACCGGGTCGTTCGATATTGCGATCGCCGGAATCACCATTACCGAAGAGCGCGAAGAGGTCATCGACTTCACCAGCCCGTATTACCAGTCCGGTCTGCGGATCGGTGTCCCTGCGGACAACACCGACATCCAGGGCGTGGACGACCTGGAGGGTCTGACCATCGCCACCCGCCTCGGCTCCACCAGTGCGAACTACATCGAGGAGAACATCGAGGGCGCCACCGCGAACACCTACGAGCAGCTCGACCAGGCCTACCTCTCGGTCGAAGGCGGCGGCTCCGACGCGGTGCTCTACGACGCACCGAACGTGGAGTACTACATCCAGACCACGGGTGAAGGCACCCTGAAGATCGTCGGCGAACTGCTCGAGGCGCAGGACTACGGGATCGCCGTCTCCGCGGGCAACGAAGAACTCGTCGAGGCGATGAACGAGGCGCTCGCCGGCATGATCGAGGACGGCACGTACACCGAGATCTACGAGAGCTGGTTCGGCAGCGAGCCGGAGTGGCTGGACGAGCTGGCGGCGTCGGGCAACTGA
- a CDS encoding amino acid ABC transporter ATP-binding protein, producing the protein MIIEVTNLHKSFGENEVLTGIDCTVAESEVVCVIGPSGSGKSTLLRCLNRLEDITAGEVVVDGYHLTDRKIRIDDVRAEIGMVFQQFNLFPHKSVIENIMLAPMKVRGLSAHEARERGRVLLQKVGLQEKENAYPSSLSGGQQQRVAIARALAMEPKIMLFDEPTSALDPELVGEVLAVMKDLAREGMTMVVVTHEMGFAREVGDRVLFMDGGVIVEEGTPTQVFDHPRETRTRAFLEKVL; encoded by the coding sequence ATGATCATCGAGGTCACGAACCTGCACAAGTCGTTCGGTGAGAACGAGGTGCTCACCGGGATCGACTGCACCGTTGCCGAGAGCGAAGTGGTCTGCGTAATCGGCCCGTCCGGATCCGGCAAGAGCACGTTGCTGCGATGCCTGAACCGCCTCGAGGACATCACCGCCGGCGAGGTCGTGGTGGACGGGTACCACCTCACCGATCGCAAGATCAGGATCGATGACGTACGCGCGGAGATCGGGATGGTCTTCCAGCAGTTCAACCTGTTCCCGCACAAGTCGGTGATCGAGAACATCATGCTCGCGCCGATGAAGGTACGCGGGCTCAGCGCCCACGAGGCACGTGAACGTGGCCGCGTTTTGCTGCAGAAGGTGGGGCTGCAGGAGAAGGAGAACGCCTACCCCAGTAGCCTCTCCGGCGGGCAGCAGCAGCGGGTCGCGATCGCGCGAGCGCTGGCAATGGAACCGAAGATCATGCTCTTCGACGAGCCCACCTCCGCCCTCGACCCTGAGCTTGTCGGGGAGGTGCTCGCCGTGATGAAGGACCTCGCGCGCGAAGGCATGACGATGGTCGTGGTTACCCACGAGATGGGCTTCGCGCGTGAGGTCGGTGACCGGGTGCTGTTCATGGATGGCGGAGTCATCGTGGAGGAAGGTACGCCCACCCAGGTGTTCGACCACCCCAGGGAGACGCGCACCCGAGCGTTCCTGGAGAAGGTGCTCTGA
- the phnE gene encoding phosphonate ABC transporter, permease protein PhnE produces MRTPGSRARGARPTPPSKLRSTLWLIISGAIVIWAVWQVGARWERVGQIFTEAPRYVGLMGQGLVENPFAMPWSEYWSKSLTLMIESLQMAWIGTLIGAVLSFPVSFLAASNTAPRPVVLVTRQVLNIIRAVPEIVLALVFMIPVFGFGPLAGAMALGVGSIGTLGKLSSEAIEGIDTGPVEALQATGASKVRILRWAVLPQVLPEIVAFWLYRFEINIRAGAILGIVGAGGIGSILKQLFDGREWERIGITLVVIIVVTVIVDQISAKVRERIISGPGAASKATIPEPVAD; encoded by the coding sequence ATGAGGACGCCAGGATCTCGCGCACGTGGCGCGCGCCCCACACCGCCGTCGAAGCTGCGCTCCACGCTCTGGCTGATCATCAGCGGCGCCATCGTGATCTGGGCCGTGTGGCAGGTGGGTGCGCGATGGGAACGCGTGGGTCAGATCTTCACCGAAGCGCCGCGCTATGTGGGGCTGATGGGCCAAGGGCTCGTCGAGAACCCGTTCGCCATGCCGTGGAGCGAGTACTGGTCCAAGAGCCTGACGTTGATGATCGAATCGCTGCAGATGGCGTGGATCGGGACCCTCATCGGCGCCGTGCTCTCCTTCCCGGTCTCCTTCCTGGCGGCCAGCAACACCGCGCCGCGGCCCGTGGTGCTGGTCACCCGGCAGGTGCTGAACATCATCCGGGCCGTGCCCGAGATCGTGCTGGCGCTGGTCTTCATGATCCCGGTCTTCGGGTTCGGGCCGCTCGCAGGTGCGATGGCGCTCGGCGTCGGGTCGATCGGAACGCTTGGCAAGCTCTCCAGTGAGGCGATCGAGGGGATCGACACCGGTCCGGTCGAAGCGTTGCAGGCGACGGGAGCGTCGAAGGTCCGGATCCTGCGTTGGGCTGTGCTCCCGCAGGTGTTGCCGGAGATCGTGGCGTTCTGGCTGTACCGGTTCGAGATCAACATCCGCGCCGGCGCGATCCTGGGCATCGTGGGTGCCGGCGGCATCGGATCGATCCTCAAGCAACTGTTCGACGGTCGCGAGTGGGAACGCATCGGCATCACCTTGGTGGTGATCATCGTGGTGACAGTGATCGTGGACCAGATCTCGGCGAAGGTGCGTGAGCGCATCATCTCCGGACCGGGCGCGGCATCGAAGGCGACCATTCCCGAACCGGTGGCGGACTGA
- the phnD gene encoding phosphate/phosphite/phosphonate ABC transporter substrate-binding protein, whose translation MKRAMRWAAVGAAAALALTACGGSGDEETTGGEDMTDGETSGEETVEDPDTLVLGLVPSQEMDSLVEDADQLGTLISDELGIPIETTVTESYAALVTAMQTGQAHIGMFGPIALVQAADQSGAEIVLQSVRFGASTYHTQWFTNDPDTYCLDEVVEVENEDGSTYTFCNGTDEAETGPAGEDALALIEQDTPISMVDASSASGYYYPATQLERVAELDPLSLNTQFAGGHPNSIINVASGDYPVGVSFDDARNNVVEENPQIGEEVTVFAYSDEIPNDGVAVAGDLSEDLQQRIADAMVAVMETEEGAQVYDDVYSIEGLVPADLDALDAARQVEANFAGL comes from the coding sequence ATGAAGCGTGCGATGCGTTGGGCGGCCGTGGGTGCGGCGGCCGCGTTGGCCCTCACGGCGTGCGGCGGCTCCGGTGACGAGGAGACGACCGGCGGCGAGGACATGACCGATGGCGAGACGAGCGGCGAGGAGACGGTCGAGGATCCCGACACCCTCGTTCTCGGCCTGGTTCCGTCGCAGGAGATGGACAGCCTGGTGGAGGACGCCGATCAGCTCGGCACCCTGATCTCCGACGAGCTCGGCATCCCGATCGAGACGACGGTGACCGAGAGTTACGCGGCGCTCGTGACAGCGATGCAGACCGGTCAGGCGCACATCGGGATGTTCGGTCCGATCGCTCTGGTGCAGGCAGCCGACCAGTCCGGTGCCGAGATTGTCCTGCAGTCGGTGCGGTTCGGGGCATCGACTTATCACACGCAGTGGTTCACCAACGATCCGGACACCTACTGCTTGGACGAGGTGGTGGAGGTGGAGAACGAGGACGGCTCGACCTACACCTTCTGCAACGGCACCGACGAGGCCGAGACCGGCCCGGCCGGTGAGGACGCCTTGGCCCTGATCGAGCAGGACACCCCGATCTCGATGGTCGACGCTTCCTCCGCCTCGGGCTACTACTACCCGGCCACCCAGCTCGAGCGCGTGGCCGAGCTCGACCCGCTGTCTCTGAACACGCAGTTCGCCGGCGGGCACCCGAACTCGATCATCAACGTGGCCAGCGGCGATTACCCGGTGGGCGTGAGCTTTGATGACGCCCGCAACAACGTGGTGGAGGAGAACCCGCAGATCGGCGAAGAGGTCACGGTGTTCGCCTACTCCGACGAGATCCCGAACGACGGCGTCGCCGTGGCCGGTGACCTCTCCGAGGACCTGCAGCAGCGGATCGCCGATGCCATGGTGGCCGTGATGGAGACCGAGGAGGGCGCTCAGGTCTACGACGACGTGTACTCCATCGAGGGCCTGGTGCCCGCGGACCTGGACGCACTCGACGCCGCCCGCCAGGTGGAGGCCAACTTCGCCGGCCTGTGA
- a CDS encoding peroxiredoxin: protein MPRLEPGQAAPDFTLPTADGGSFSLAQARESAKNGVIVYFYPAASTPGCTTQACDFRDSLASLTAAGYAVVGVSPDPVEKLKTFTDNESLTFPLVSDVEHTVLEPWGAWGEKKNYGRTYTGVIRSTVVVAPDGTVSLAQYNVKATGHVAKLRRDLKLD from the coding sequence ATGCCACGTCTCGAGCCCGGCCAGGCCGCGCCGGACTTCACCCTGCCCACCGCCGACGGTGGCTCCTTCTCCCTCGCGCAGGCCCGCGAATCCGCTAAGAATGGCGTGATCGTGTACTTCTACCCGGCGGCAAGCACTCCGGGGTGCACCACGCAGGCGTGCGACTTCCGCGACTCGCTCGCCTCCCTCACGGCGGCCGGATACGCCGTCGTGGGTGTCTCACCTGACCCGGTGGAGAAGCTGAAGACGTTCACCGACAACGAGTCCTTGACCTTTCCGTTGGTCAGTGACGTTGAGCACACCGTGCTCGAGCCGTGGGGTGCGTGGGGCGAGAAGAAGAACTACGGGCGCACCTACACCGGCGTGATCCGCTCCACGGTGGTGGTGGCACCCGACGGGACCGTCTCCCTGGCGCAGTACAACGTGAAGGCCACCGGGCACGTGGCCAAGCTGCGCCGCGACCTGAAGCTCGACTGA
- the phnC gene encoding phosphonate ABC transporter ATP-binding protein has product MIEFRDVSVTYPNGTKALDGVDLTIPDGQFVVVVGLSGAGKSTLVRTINGLVPVTGGELLVNGERVAAANRRQLRQLRSQVGMIFQSFNLVTRTTVMNNVLTGRLHSASALRSLLGWFRGADKEIAFDALERVGIVEKAYVRASQLSGGQQQRVAIARGLAQQPQIMLADEPVASLDPPTANAVMRDLQRINRELGITTVVNLHFLDLARRYGDRIIGMRDGQVVFDGTGEEADDAVFESIYGRSLTAEDVAETGPVA; this is encoded by the coding sequence ATGATCGAGTTCCGTGACGTGTCCGTCACCTATCCGAACGGGACGAAAGCGCTCGACGGCGTCGACCTCACCATCCCGGACGGTCAGTTCGTGGTGGTGGTGGGGTTGTCCGGGGCGGGCAAGTCCACCCTGGTGCGCACCATCAACGGCCTCGTCCCGGTGACTGGTGGCGAGCTGCTGGTGAACGGCGAGCGGGTGGCAGCGGCGAACCGCCGGCAGCTGCGTCAGCTCCGCTCCCAGGTGGGGATGATCTTCCAGTCGTTCAACCTGGTCACTCGCACTACGGTGATGAACAACGTGCTCACCGGACGCTTGCACTCGGCCAGCGCCCTGCGGTCCCTGCTCGGCTGGTTCCGGGGCGCCGACAAGGAGATCGCCTTCGATGCGCTGGAGCGCGTCGGCATCGTGGAGAAGGCCTACGTACGAGCCTCCCAGCTCTCCGGCGGCCAGCAGCAGCGGGTGGCGATCGCCCGCGGGCTCGCCCAGCAGCCGCAGATCATGCTGGCCGACGAACCGGTCGCCTCGCTGGACCCACCGACGGCGAACGCTGTGATGCGGGACCTGCAGCGGATCAATCGCGAACTCGGGATCACCACGGTGGTGAACCTGCACTTCCTCGACCTGGCTCGCCGCTACGGTGACCGCATCATCGGGATGCGGGACGGGCAAGTCGTCTTCGACGGCACCGGCGAGGAGGCCGACGACGCCGTGTTCGAGTCCATCTACGGCCGGTCCCTCACCGCGGAGGACGTGGCCGAGACGGGACCGGTCGCGTGA
- a CDS encoding MurR/RpiR family transcriptional regulator, with protein MTGANPELGSVPAMIRAGISALHPSEQRVAQVFIDRPEWTIEASAQEVADAAGTSRATVVRAAQRLGFSGYPQLRVLLARDVGLAARGSEDTEPRDAVGVVRAVVRDLARAAEDLAALLDAQDVQTGVELLRSARSVLVIGNGLSAPVAMEAAMRLNAIGRSAEAPMDHVAQGVRARLLGPEDVCIVVSGSGSTRPTVQAARAARTAGAGLIALTAFTTSPLTEIATVSFVSALGASSFRDEITRTTRLSQTIMVNALIRALIQADPESARLAQARMLDVIGEVFLQDPP; from the coding sequence ATGACCGGCGCGAACCCCGAGCTCGGCAGTGTCCCGGCGATGATCCGTGCCGGGATCTCCGCGCTGCACCCCAGCGAGCAGCGGGTGGCGCAGGTCTTCATCGACCGCCCGGAATGGACCATCGAGGCATCCGCGCAGGAGGTCGCTGACGCGGCCGGTACCTCCCGGGCCACTGTCGTGCGAGCCGCGCAGCGGCTCGGGTTCTCCGGTTATCCGCAGCTGCGGGTGCTGCTCGCCCGGGACGTCGGCCTTGCTGCCAGGGGGAGTGAGGACACCGAGCCGAGGGACGCCGTCGGGGTGGTGCGTGCCGTGGTGCGGGACCTGGCCCGCGCGGCCGAGGATCTGGCGGCGCTGCTGGACGCCCAGGACGTGCAGACCGGAGTGGAGCTGCTCCGCAGCGCCCGCTCGGTGCTGGTGATCGGCAACGGGCTGTCCGCACCGGTCGCGATGGAGGCCGCGATGCGGCTGAACGCGATCGGCCGCAGCGCCGAGGCGCCGATGGACCACGTGGCCCAGGGGGTGCGGGCGCGGCTGCTCGGCCCGGAGGACGTGTGCATCGTGGTGAGCGGATCGGGCAGTACCCGCCCCACCGTGCAGGCCGCCCGCGCCGCCCGGACGGCCGGTGCGGGCCTGATCGCCCTGACGGCGTTCACCACCTCACCGTTGACGGAGATCGCCACGGTCAGTTTCGTCTCCGCGCTCGGTGCCTCCTCGTTCCGGGACGAGATCACCCGCACCACGCGACTGAGCCAGACGATCATGGTGAACGCGCTGATCCGGGCGCTCATCCAGGCGGACCCGGAGAGCGCCCGGCTCGCGCAGGCGCGGATGCTCGACGTGATCGGCGAGGTGTTCCTGCAGGACCCGCCGTAG